A part of Prolixibacteraceae bacterium genomic DNA contains:
- a CDS encoding peptidylprolyl isomerase, whose protein sequence is MRIKKQLWFSILIYIGTSLSLQGQTIRRVKIETSLGNMEAILYNDTPKHRDKFIKEADQGYYDGAMFYRVIKDFMIQAGAKGYQKASHSVRIGYGDPDFTVDDEIRKTHFAKRGALCAPRQPDEKNPFKQSDISQFFIIQGKRYRKGELDTLELIRNVPIKKSIKKRYWNKEVKTKAAILKKEGKAKEYNKLIRQVKDQIKTEYSLNNNKLVFTKEQRDAYIHVGGYPGIDGEYTIFGELVSGFDVLDKISKVKYDKFNRPWSNINIKVIVLE, encoded by the coding sequence ATGAGAATAAAAAAACAGTTATGGTTCTCTATCCTAATATATATTGGAACTTCGTTATCTCTTCAAGGTCAAACAATACGTCGTGTCAAAATAGAGACCAGCCTAGGAAATATGGAAGCGATACTCTATAATGACACTCCAAAACATAGAGACAAGTTCATTAAAGAGGCAGATCAGGGATATTATGATGGAGCGATGTTCTATCGAGTAATTAAAGACTTTATGATCCAAGCAGGTGCAAAGGGCTACCAAAAAGCATCTCATTCCGTACGTATTGGTTATGGAGATCCAGACTTTACTGTAGATGATGAAATACGTAAAACTCACTTTGCAAAGAGGGGAGCACTTTGTGCTCCAAGACAACCTGATGAGAAGAATCCTTTCAAGCAGAGTGATATCTCACAATTCTTTATTATTCAAGGAAAGAGATATCGAAAAGGAGAGTTGGATACTTTGGAGCTTATTCGGAACGTACCGATAAAGAAAAGTATTAAGAAAAGATATTGGAATAAAGAGGTGAAAACGAAGGCCGCAATTTTAAAGAAAGAGGGAAAGGCAAAAGAATACAATAAACTTATTCGTCAAGTCAAAGATCAGATTAAAACAGAGTATTCACTGAACAATAACAAGTTAGTATTTACAAAAGAGCAGAGAGATGCTTATATCCATGTAGGTGGATATCCAGGGATAGATGGAGAGTATACGATATTTGGGGAGCTTGTATCAGGGTTTGACGTGTTGGATAAAATATCTAAAGTAAAATACGATAAATTCAATCGTCCTTGGAGTAATATTAATATTAAAGTGATTGTATTAGAATAA
- a CDS encoding NCS2 family permease gives MLEKFFKLKENGTTVKTEILAGITTFMTMAYILAVNPDILSACGMDKGAVFTASALSAVVATLVMALVAKLPFALAPGMGLNAFFAFGVCLSMGHDWEFALTAVFLEGIIFLLMTAFNIRELIINSIPKNIKHAISVGIGLFIALIGMKNAGIVVANDATLVGLGDITSASAVVALLGVFITGVLLARNVRGAILIGLFIATIIGIPMGVTIVPNDIDFSVPSLEPIMFKFQWDWLNSAEGIFSMVTVLFTFLFVDMFDTVGTLIGVTTKADMLDKDGRIPNVKQALFADSVGTTVGAFLGTSTVTTFVESAAGVAEGGRTGLTALSTAGMFFISLFLAPIFLMVPGAATAPALIIVGVMMVTPIKSIDLDDFTEAIPAFFTMVMMPFTYSIAEGIVFGLISYVFLKVFTGKYKDVSMVTVVLALLFIGKFIVDAM, from the coding sequence ATGTTAGAGAAGTTTTTTAAGTTAAAAGAGAATGGAACTACTGTTAAAACAGAGATCCTAGCAGGTATTACAACATTTATGACCATGGCCTATATCTTGGCTGTGAACCCAGATATTCTTAGTGCTTGTGGAATGGATAAGGGTGCTGTATTTACAGCTTCTGCTCTATCTGCTGTTGTGGCTACTCTGGTAATGGCATTGGTTGCCAAACTACCTTTTGCTTTGGCTCCAGGTATGGGACTAAATGCATTTTTCGCTTTTGGTGTATGTTTGTCTATGGGACATGATTGGGAATTCGCTTTGACTGCAGTTTTCCTTGAAGGTATCATCTTCCTATTGATGACCGCATTTAATATTCGTGAGTTGATTATTAACTCTATCCCTAAGAATATTAAACATGCCATCTCTGTAGGTATCGGTCTTTTCATTGCTTTGATTGGTATGAAGAACGCAGGTATCGTGGTTGCAAATGATGCAACATTAGTTGGTCTTGGCGATATTACTTCTGCTTCTGCTGTCGTAGCTTTATTAGGAGTGTTTATCACGGGAGTTCTTTTGGCTCGTAACGTAAGGGGAGCTATTCTAATCGGATTGTTCATTGCAACGATTATTGGTATTCCAATGGGCGTTACAATTGTACCTAATGATATCGACTTCTCGGTTCCTTCTCTAGAGCCTATAATGTTTAAGTTCCAGTGGGATTGGTTAAACTCAGCAGAGGGAATCTTCTCAATGGTAACTGTTCTTTTTACGTTCCTTTTTGTGGATATGTTTGATACTGTAGGTACACTAATCGGTGTAACCACCAAAGCAGATATGTTAGATAAAGATGGACGTATTCCAAATGTAAAGCAAGCACTTTTTGCTGACTCTGTAGGTACTACAGTAGGTGCATTCTTAGGAACTTCTACAGTAACTACTTTTGTTGAGAGTGCAGCAGGTGTGGCTGAAGGTGGTCGTACAGGTCTTACGGCATTATCGACAGCAGGTATGTTCTTCATCTCTCTTTTCTTGGCACCTATCTTCTTGATGGTTCCTGGAGCAGCTACTGCACCAGCACTTATCATCGTTGGTGTAATGATGGTCACTCCTATTAAGAGCATTGATTTGGATGATTTTACAGAGGCTATTCCAGCTTTCTTTACCATGGTAATGATGCCATTTACTTACTCTATTGCAGAAGGTATTGTATTTGGTTTGATCTCATATGTTTTCTTGAAAGTTTTCACAGGAAAATATAAGGATGTAAGTATGGTAACGGTAGTTTTAGCTCTATTGTTTATTGGAAAATTTATTGTTGATGCGATGTAA
- a CDS encoding UbiX family flavin prenyltransferase: protein MKIVVAITGASGAIYAQRLLKKIKALTPTNEVAVVFSSNAQDIWKYELKEPWIDGSYGVDIFDRKDFNAPFASGSSRYELMIIVPCSMGTLARISHGISDDLITRTADVMLKERRRLVIVPRETPYNLVHLRNMTSLTEMGAVIVPATPSFYRCPTTIEEVVDSVVDRIMSVSALKDEENSWGEGPMLMR from the coding sequence ATGAAGATAGTGGTAGCCATCACAGGTGCAAGTGGAGCAATATATGCACAACGTTTGCTTAAAAAGATCAAAGCACTGACTCCAACTAATGAAGTTGCAGTGGTTTTCTCTAGTAATGCTCAAGATATATGGAAGTATGAGTTAAAAGAACCATGGATAGATGGAAGTTATGGTGTAGACATCTTTGATCGAAAAGACTTTAATGCACCCTTTGCATCTGGATCATCACGTTACGAGTTAATGATCATTGTCCCATGCTCTATGGGTACTTTAGCTCGAATCAGTCATGGCATTTCGGATGACCTTATTACTAGAACAGCTGACGTAATGCTGAAAGAACGTAGAAGATTAGTTATTGTTCCTCGTGAAACACCTTACAATCTTGTCCATCTTCGGAATATGACCTCTTTGACCGAGATGGGGGCAGTGATTGTACCCGCAACTCCGTCATTCTATCGTTGTCCAACTACCATTGAAGAGGTGGTTGATAGTGTTGTCGATCGTATTATGAGTGTGTCAGCCCTTAAAGATGAAGAGAACTCTTGGGGAGAGGGTCCTATGTTGATGAGATAG
- a CDS encoding peptidylprolyl isomerase produces the protein MKKTTFFFHCYFKNILLIGGLILISITSCRRADQKHHVKIQTVYGDMVVELYNETPKHRDNFIKLVERDYYNDLLFHRIIKEFMIQGGDPDSRGAEEDEKLGNGGPGYTIDAEFNPALFHKKGVIAAARKGDKSNPQKASSGSQFYIVQGKRFTEEELDSLEDEKLMKESQKIFMKKQWILKDSFMYYQQHHLYEKIDSLREKLREEADSIAMTNRFTIPEEHRKVYKQEGGTPHLDGNYTVFGEVTEGLSVIDSIAGVETGVSDRPLKDIVMKIELID, from the coding sequence ATGAAAAAAACGACCTTTTTCTTCCACTGCTATTTTAAAAATATACTTCTTATAGGAGGGCTTATTCTTATTAGCATAACCAGCTGTAGAAGAGCAGACCAAAAGCACCATGTGAAGATCCAAACAGTATATGGAGATATGGTTGTGGAACTATATAATGAAACCCCGAAACATCGTGATAACTTCATCAAGCTAGTTGAACGTGACTACTATAATGATCTACTTTTTCATCGTATCATTAAAGAGTTTATGATCCAAGGTGGGGATCCTGATTCAAGAGGAGCGGAAGAAGATGAGAAATTGGGAAATGGAGGACCTGGATACACTATTGATGCAGAATTTAATCCAGCACTTTTTCATAAAAAAGGGGTAATAGCTGCTGCAAGAAAAGGGGATAAATCTAATCCTCAAAAAGCGTCTTCGGGTTCGCAATTCTATATTGTTCAGGGAAAGCGTTTCACTGAAGAGGAGTTAGATTCCCTTGAAGATGAGAAACTGATGAAAGAATCGCAGAAGATATTCATGAAAAAACAATGGATACTTAAAGACTCTTTTATGTATTACCAACAGCACCACCTGTATGAAAAGATCGATTCATTACGAGAAAAACTTCGTGAAGAAGCTGACAGTATCGCTATGACTAATCGTTTTACAATTCCAGAAGAACATCGTAAAGTGTATAAGCAAGAGGGAGGAACACCTCATCTAGATGGAAATTACACCGTATTTGGTGAAGTAACAGAAGGGCTGAGTGTCATTGATTCCATTGCTGGGGTAGAGACAGGAGTATCAGACCGACCGTTAAAAGATATCGTCATGAAAATTGAATTAATCGACTAA
- a CDS encoding peptidylprolyl isomerase encodes MNKHIFTILLTALSVLFFSCGGDKQTSSNSQATKEVKKKIIKADLSMLYSASVDVTTYDNQRKLEKRFGFMIAPNLLVCPYKIFSRANNAKVRLWGTKRDIIVDKFIAVDRIHDLIILQVDSICSKPFILRRKEPTKRMITKIIKKRTGKLFRYSKGKYFKCDTVSGSPYYRISNLIPKYQQGVPVIDSKGQVIGMGVQFNIDFEKSFYAIPSYVILSLLKSAHEPKSISSLRDTSTKEQKRNAKIKSITIVTTVGNIKMKLFNNMPQYRDNFVKLINEGFYNDLLFHRVIESFVIQSGAADTRDAGKDDIVGWKGPGYTLPAFINPKYFHQRGMIGSPRLPNDVNTDKRSDGGQFYIVQGRRYNNKELDDIEKENHYKFTNNQRKVYSTRGGAPTLDGEYTIFGEIISGMDVVDKIAKVEVTNNWRPLEDIRIKKIIINY; translated from the coding sequence ATGAACAAGCACATCTTTACCATTCTATTGACAGCTCTATCTGTCTTATTCTTTTCATGTGGTGGTGATAAACAGACATCATCAAATTCTCAAGCCACCAAAGAGGTCAAAAAGAAAATAATAAAGGCAGACCTCTCGATGCTATATAGTGCTTCGGTAGATGTGACAACCTATGATAATCAAAGAAAGTTAGAGAAAAGATTTGGTTTCATGATCGCTCCGAACCTTTTGGTTTGTCCTTATAAAATATTCTCTAGGGCAAATAACGCAAAAGTGAGGCTTTGGGGGACAAAACGAGATATCATAGTAGATAAATTTATTGCTGTTGATCGTATCCATGACCTGATTATTCTACAAGTAGATTCCATCTGTTCTAAGCCATTTATTTTAAGGAGAAAAGAACCTACTAAGCGAATGATTACCAAGATCATTAAAAAGAGAACAGGGAAGCTTTTTCGCTACTCAAAGGGGAAGTATTTCAAGTGTGACACCGTAAGTGGATCTCCTTATTATCGTATCAGTAATCTTATTCCTAAATATCAGCAGGGGGTTCCTGTAATTGATAGTAAAGGTCAAGTTATAGGTATGGGGGTCCAGTTTAATATTGATTTTGAAAAGAGCTTCTATGCTATCCCATCTTACGTTATACTATCGTTACTAAAGAGTGCACATGAACCTAAAAGTATATCAAGTTTAAGAGATACTTCCACAAAAGAACAAAAAAGAAATGCTAAGATCAAAAGTATAACGATAGTTACAACCGTCGGTAATATTAAGATGAAGCTTTTCAATAATATGCCTCAGTATAGAGACAATTTTGTAAAACTAATCAATGAAGGATTCTATAACGACCTCCTATTTCACCGCGTCATAGAGAGTTTTGTTATCCAAAGTGGGGCAGCAGATACTCGCGATGCAGGAAAAGATGATATCGTTGGTTGGAAAGGTCCAGGATATACTCTACCAGCATTTATTAATCCTAAATATTTTCATCAACGAGGAATGATTGGATCACCAAGGCTTCCTAATGATGTGAATACAGACAAAAGGTCGGATGGTGGTCAATTCTATATCGTACAAGGAAGAAGGTACAATAACAAAGAGTTGGATGACATTGAAAAAGAGAACCACTATAAGTTTACAAATAATCAACGTAAAGTTTATTCCACTAGAGGAGGAGCACCTACATTAGATGGGGAGTATACAATTTTTGGTGAAATTATATCAGGGATGGATGTAGTTGATAAAATAGCAAAAGTAGAGGTTACAAACAATTGGCGCCCTTTAGAAGATATACGAATCAAAAAAATCATTATTAACTACTAG
- a CDS encoding NAD-dependent deacylase, which translates to MKRIVVLTGAGMSAESGLKTFRDSDGLWENYDVMEVASIEGWERDPVLVQRFYNDRRRQLWDAQPNQGHSDLVKLEQHYHVDIVTQNVDDLHERAGSHNVLHLHGELRKVRSTRHPELVYELGPQDKDVNMGDLCEKGFQLRPDIVWFGEAVPRMDPAINMLHEADIVLVVGTSLSVYPAASLVHYAQIGVPVYLVDPKRPDNLPAGVKFICATASEGISIFYELISQQ; encoded by the coding sequence ATGAAACGAATAGTTGTATTAACAGGTGCAGGAATGAGTGCCGAGAGTGGTCTAAAAACCTTCCGTGATAGTGATGGTTTGTGGGAAAACTATGATGTGATGGAGGTTGCTAGCATCGAAGGTTGGGAAAGAGATCCTGTTTTAGTACAACGTTTTTATAATGATAGAAGACGTCAACTATGGGATGCGCAACCCAACCAAGGTCATTCCGATTTAGTGAAACTAGAACAACATTATCATGTCGATATTGTTACACAGAATGTAGATGATCTACATGAGAGAGCTGGGAGCCATAATGTATTGCACCTTCATGGTGAATTAAGGAAGGTCAGAAGTACTCGACATCCTGAATTGGTTTATGAACTTGGCCCACAAGATAAGGATGTTAACATGGGTGATCTTTGTGAAAAAGGATTTCAGCTACGACCTGATATTGTTTGGTTTGGAGAAGCAGTTCCTCGGATGGACCCTGCGATTAACATGCTTCATGAAGCAGATATTGTTCTTGTTGTTGGAACTTCATTAAGTGTCTACCCTGCAGCTAGCTTAGTTCATTATGCACAAATAGGGGTGCCTGTTTATCTAGTGGACCCTAAACGTCCAGATAATCTTCCTGCTGGAGTGAAATTTATCTGTGCAACAGCATCGGAGGGGATATCTATATTTTATGAATTAATTAGTCAACAGTAA
- a CDS encoding beta-N-acetylhexosaminidase, giving the protein MKSVQRAMIISSRSLWNYAVIAIVSLQLFACSMRSSERIFTKSEIKQHFVPQVNEINLEEGRSFYLRDLNSIGCTNELIPTANYLVEKLSKLMRVKIDVANKGDITLCINPSLSKEEYTLQVKDNKVAIDGGSTSAVYYGIQTFLQLLPPSVFSDDTIKENELKLVTLPSVTIKDKPHFAYRGMMLDVSRHFMPFPLLLKYVDVLSQHKMNTLHLHLADSQGWRIEIKSHPELMNIGSVRGISEKISPYRHKKAKNWQPEDADPYGPFYYTQEQIKTLVKYASLRGVSIIPEIDVPGHSTALNRSLGLGCCPHPFEGDVVCASNLNSLKVLDDIFTEIATIFPSPYIHFGGDEVRFSQWKKCPKCQKYMKDHQLKDEKALQNDFVHHITEMLHSKGKNPIGWNEILLGGDLPKGTMIMSWEGVAPGIEAAQRDIDVIMAPGPYCYFDMKESNNKNEPGHTWAGVVTLEDVYNYNPLWDIPSAYQNNIKGVSGALWSEFVVPEEIQFWYKSYPRICALAEVGWTNSSNKAFRSFMDRLGLYHLNRLDYQDISYRIPRAIPYWRGTDSIYFKKPYIEAKVRYSEDGSSPLTNGLKYTKMFKCRNRSKFEYVTYSPMGRASVCTSKDIFIEPIITFTYEDLKLHCTKKGLESNTTYQIEIVIDKGVKSVSTLTYRTSNESKGKTQKLTLYPKRTKKIKVKTNQEGMLIIDMKFNKALRSRGKVYLKKS; this is encoded by the coding sequence ATGAAATCTGTTCAAAGAGCTATGATAATTTCAAGTCGAAGTTTGTGGAACTATGCAGTGATTGCTATTGTCTCATTGCAATTATTTGCGTGTTCAATGCGATCTTCCGAACGTATATTTACAAAGTCGGAGATCAAGCAACATTTCGTTCCCCAAGTAAATGAAATAAACCTAGAAGAGGGAAGATCATTCTACCTAAGGGATCTTAACTCCATTGGATGTACCAATGAATTGATTCCAACGGCAAACTATTTAGTTGAAAAGCTTTCAAAATTGATGAGAGTTAAAATAGATGTAGCCAATAAGGGGGATATCACACTATGTATAAACCCGTCGCTTTCAAAAGAGGAGTATACACTTCAGGTTAAAGACAATAAAGTTGCTATTGATGGTGGAAGTACTTCAGCCGTCTATTATGGGATACAAACATTTTTGCAACTCTTACCCCCTTCCGTCTTCTCAGATGATACGATAAAGGAGAATGAGCTAAAGTTGGTTACATTGCCATCGGTAACCATAAAGGATAAACCACATTTTGCTTATAGAGGAATGATGTTAGATGTAAGCCGACATTTTATGCCTTTCCCTCTCCTATTAAAATATGTGGATGTACTATCTCAACACAAAATGAACACTTTGCACCTGCATCTTGCAGATAGTCAAGGTTGGAGAATTGAGATCAAATCCCACCCTGAATTAATGAATATTGGTTCCGTGAGAGGTATATCTGAGAAGATATCTCCTTATAGGCATAAAAAGGCAAAAAACTGGCAACCTGAAGATGCTGACCCTTATGGCCCTTTCTATTATACGCAGGAGCAGATAAAAACCCTTGTTAAGTACGCATCATTGAGAGGTGTAAGCATTATTCCAGAGATTGATGTTCCTGGTCATTCAACAGCTCTAAATAGGTCATTGGGACTAGGATGTTGTCCACACCCTTTTGAAGGAGATGTGGTATGTGCGTCAAATCTGAATAGTCTGAAGGTACTTGATGATATATTTACTGAGATCGCGACCATATTCCCCTCTCCATATATCCATTTTGGAGGAGATGAAGTTCGCTTCAGTCAGTGGAAAAAGTGTCCTAAATGCCAAAAATATATGAAGGATCATCAATTGAAAGATGAGAAAGCACTACAGAATGACTTTGTGCATCATATCACAGAAATGCTTCATAGTAAAGGAAAAAATCCTATTGGCTGGAATGAGATCCTTCTTGGAGGTGATCTACCTAAAGGAACGATGATTATGTCTTGGGAAGGGGTCGCCCCAGGAATAGAAGCAGCCCAAAGAGATATAGATGTTATTATGGCACCAGGGCCTTACTGTTATTTCGACATGAAAGAGTCCAACAACAAAAATGAGCCTGGACATACTTGGGCTGGTGTCGTTACATTAGAGGATGTTTATAACTATAATCCTCTGTGGGATATCCCATCTGCTTATCAAAATAATATTAAAGGAGTGTCAGGAGCACTTTGGAGTGAGTTTGTAGTACCCGAAGAGATACAGTTCTGGTATAAAAGCTATCCTCGTATCTGTGCACTTGCGGAAGTAGGATGGACCAACAGTTCAAATAAGGCCTTCCGATCTTTTATGGATAGATTAGGTCTCTACCACTTAAATAGACTAGATTATCAGGATATATCTTATCGTATTCCTCGTGCGATTCCCTATTGGAGGGGTACAGATTCTATATATTTCAAAAAACCATATATAGAAGCAAAAGTGAGATACAGTGAAGATGGCTCCTCTCCTCTTACTAATGGCCTGAAATATACTAAAATGTTTAAGTGTCGTAATCGGAGTAAGTTTGAATACGTGACATATAGTCCAATGGGGCGGGCTTCAGTGTGTACATCTAAAGATATATTTATAGAGCCCATTATTACTTTTACTTACGAAGACCTGAAACTACATTGCACCAAAAAAGGATTAGAGTCTAATACGACATATCAGATAGAGATAGTGATTGACAAGGGGGTGAAGAGTGTCTCTACGTTGACCTACAGAACATCTAATGAATCTAAGGGAAAAACACAGAAACTAACCCTTTATCCGAAGAGAACCAAAAAGATTAAGGTGAAGACAAACCAAGAAGGGATGCTTATTATAGATATGAAGTTTAATAAAGCCCTCAGGTCAAGAGGTAAGGTCTATCTAAAGAAGTCATAA
- a CDS encoding cation diffusion facilitator family transporter, producing MAHSHSGGGNSHDHASLPDRIGNAFKLGIFLNIGFTIVEYAIGISTNSLALISDATHNLSDVGSLLLSWFGLRLAQKVRTNQFTYGYKKGTILASFINAVVLCFVVVTIAWESIERFQSPVVINGNGVIIVAAIGVLINGISAFLFFKDQKKDINIRGAFVHLLVDALVSVGVVVSGVMIKYTGYTWIDPTISLVIAAIIAISTYSLLKESIRLVLDAVPRDIDYEEIKSILEKDPRVKEAHHIHIWPISSTLVSLTGHIELNSCDATMGELIILRKEIKHDLEHHGIGHATIEMELPNIGCSDSHCN from the coding sequence ATGGCACATTCTCATTCAGGAGGGGGAAACTCCCATGACCATGCATCTTTACCAGACCGTATTGGCAACGCTTTTAAGTTAGGGATTTTCCTTAATATTGGTTTTACGATAGTTGAATATGCTATTGGAATTTCAACTAATTCTTTGGCTTTGATATCGGACGCTACACATAACTTGTCAGATGTTGGAAGCCTATTATTATCTTGGTTTGGACTTCGTTTAGCACAGAAAGTTCGAACCAATCAATTTACTTATGGGTATAAGAAAGGTACGATATTAGCCTCCTTTATTAATGCTGTGGTCCTCTGCTTTGTTGTTGTAACTATCGCATGGGAGTCGATTGAACGATTTCAATCTCCTGTTGTTATTAATGGAAATGGGGTTATTATTGTGGCTGCTATAGGTGTTTTGATTAATGGAATCTCCGCTTTCTTGTTTTTCAAGGACCAGAAGAAGGATATCAATATTAGAGGAGCTTTTGTACACCTACTTGTGGATGCATTGGTATCTGTAGGGGTTGTAGTTTCTGGTGTAATGATTAAATATACGGGATATACATGGATAGATCCAACCATTAGTTTGGTGATCGCTGCTATCATAGCTATAAGTACCTACAGCCTGTTAAAAGAGAGCATTCGTTTGGTACTTGATGCAGTACCAAGGGATATTGATTATGAAGAGATAAAATCTATTCTAGAGAAAGATCCACGTGTTAAAGAGGCACACCACATCCATATTTGGCCTATTAGTAGCACCTTAGTTTCATTAACAGGACATATTGAGCTGAATAGTTGTGATGCAACAATGGGTGAACTGATTATTCTGCGGAAGGAGATAAAACATGACTTAGAGCATCACGGTATTGGACATGCAACCATTGAGATGGAACTACCTAATATAGGATGTTCTGATTCACACTGTAATTAA
- a CDS encoding DUF5020 family protein: MKKLSIFIALFIGVLSAKSQNVQLHYDLGEGRQYLTSTVEMFKLDKWGSTFFFIDMDYGANDFNGISQAYWEIARSFKISKDCAFEPRVEYNGGVVVKPTDATNSSYNAFAIENAVLAGGQYTWSSTDFSKIFTLSLNYKWIQDKHDASFQITGVWNLNFFKNKFSMTGFADFWKEDFNMGDKTTHYVFITEPQFWYNVNKNFSVGSEIEMSSNFAYNEGFMVNPTVAVKWTF; the protein is encoded by the coding sequence ATGAAAAAGCTATCTATTTTTATCGCCCTTTTTATTGGAGTTCTATCTGCTAAATCGCAGAACGTGCAGTTACACTATGACTTAGGTGAAGGAAGACAGTATCTTACCTCTACCGTTGAGATGTTCAAATTGGATAAGTGGGGATCTACTTTCTTCTTTATTGACATGGACTATGGTGCGAACGACTTCAATGGTATTAGTCAAGCATACTGGGAGATTGCTCGTAGTTTTAAGATCTCAAAGGATTGTGCATTCGAGCCAAGAGTAGAGTATAATGGTGGAGTTGTAGTTAAACCTACAGATGCTACTAATAGTAGTTACAATGCCTTCGCAATTGAAAACGCTGTTTTAGCTGGGGGTCAATATACTTGGTCTAGCACAGACTTTTCTAAGATCTTTACATTATCGCTTAACTACAAGTGGATTCAAGATAAACATGATGCTTCATTCCAGATTACAGGTGTTTGGAATCTGAATTTCTTTAAGAATAAATTCTCTATGACTGGTTTTGCTGACTTTTGGAAAGAAGATTTCAATATGGGAGATAAGACGACACACTATGTATTTATTACAGAGCCTCAATTCTGGTATAATGTAAATAAAAACTTCTCTGTAGGATCGGAGATTGAGATGAGTTCGAACTTTGCATACAACGAAGGTTTTATGGTTAACCCAACCGTAGCCGTTAAGTGGACATTCTAA
- a CDS encoding 2-C-methyl-D-erythritol 4-phosphate cytidylyltransferase: MERTVVIVAGGSGTRMGANCPKQFLEVNGKAILEHTMSCFYQFDRNMEMIIVLPKDQIDIWSQYCKENKLEIPHMVIHGGESRFHSVKNGLSMVKKRGVVAIHDGVRPCVSQLTLHRCFDEATTNGAVVPVVALVDSIRQLKGDKSTAVDRSQYALVQTPQTFQWDIISNAYKQNFDPLFTDDASVVEKLGVEMVLVEGNRENIKVTTPADLKWIVPFL, from the coding sequence ATGGAAAGAACAGTCGTTATTGTAGCAGGAGGCAGTGGAACAAGAATGGGAGCAAATTGTCCCAAACAGTTCCTAGAAGTAAATGGAAAAGCTATTCTTGAGCACACAATGAGTTGCTTTTATCAATTTGATCGCAATATGGAGATGATTATCGTACTACCCAAAGATCAAATCGATATCTGGTCACAATATTGTAAAGAGAATAAACTAGAGATCCCTCATATGGTTATCCATGGTGGAGAAAGCCGATTTCACTCCGTGAAGAATGGACTCTCGATGGTAAAAAAAAGAGGTGTAGTTGCTATTCATGATGGCGTTCGACCTTGTGTCTCTCAGTTGACTCTACATCGCTGCTTTGATGAAGCCACTACAAATGGTGCGGTAGTACCTGTAGTTGCTCTTGTAGACTCCATAAGGCAGCTTAAAGGAGATAAATCCACCGCTGTGGATAGAAGTCAATATGCTTTAGTACAAACCCCACAAACATTTCAATGGGATATCATATCCAATGCATACAAGCAGAATTTTGACCCTCTTTTTACCGATGATGCATCTGTTGTAGAAAAACTAGGGGTGGAGATGGTCTTAGTCGAAGGGAATAGAGAGAACATAAAAGTTACAACCCCTGCTGATCTTAAATGGATTGTGCCATTCCTTTAA